One window of the Salvia splendens isolate huo1 chromosome 1, SspV2, whole genome shotgun sequence genome contains the following:
- the LOC121804645 gene encoding protein NODULATION SIGNALING PATHWAY 2-like yields MSMVMDLGFPSFDYSTTTMTAASADEGCNWNTWSPVVDWKALSGDQEDFQNLIDSMMDENVVLHPIDQLEETEEEEEYNNLSPEYNMAEAEDSKGVRLIHLLTAAAEAVVGPNECRGLARVILVRLKELVSPTDGTNMERLAAYFTDALQALLDAASGGKHPLGVEHHRTDVLAAFQLLQDMSPYVKFGHFTANQAILEAVTHDRRVHIVDYDIMEGIQWAPLMQALASRKDGPPAPHLRITAVSRSGTGRRSFSAVQETGRRLANFAASIGKPFSFHQCRLDADETFRPSSLKLVRGEALVVNCMLHLPHFTHRAPDSIASFLSGARTLNPRLITLVEEETAPPSEGGFLGRFMDLLHHFSAIYDSLEAGFPMQWRARALVERVFLGPRIMGSLARMYRARETGEGCSWGQWMGAVGFHPVNISFANHCQAKLLLGLYNDGYRVEELTSNKLVLGWKLRRLLSASIWTSQDCDL; encoded by the coding sequence ATGTCAATGGTGATGGACCTCGGCTTTCCAAGCTTCGATTATAGCACGACCACCATGACAGCCGCATCCGCGGACGAGGGCTGCAACTGGAACACCTGGTCGCCGGTGGTCGACTGGAAGGCGCTCTCCGGCGACCAGGAAGACTTCCAAAACCTCATTGATTCAATGATGGATGAAAATGTAGTGTTGCACCCTATTGATCAACTTGAAGAaacagaggaagaagaagagtacAACAATTTATCCCCAGAGTACAACATGGCGGAGGCCGAGGACTCGAAGGGGGTGCGACTCATCCACCTCCTCACGGCGGCAGCGGAGGCAGTGGTGGGCCCCAACGAGTGCCGCGGATTGGCCAGGGTGATATTGGTTCGGCTCAAGGAGTTGGTGTCGCCAACCGACGGCACCAACATGGAGAGGCTCGCGGCCTACTTCACCGACGCCTTGCAGGCGCTGCTCGACGCTGCCTCCGGAGGAAAACATCCCCTCGGCGTCGAGCACCACCGGACCGACGTCCTCGCGGCGTTCCAATTGCTGCAGGACATGTCCCCTTATGTCAAATTTGGCCATTTCACGGCCAATCAAGCAATATTGGAGGCTGTGACTCATGATCGTAGGGTCCACATAGTGGACTATGACATCATGGAGGGGATCCAGTGGGCCCCACTAATGCAGGCCCTCGCCTCGAGGAAAGACGGCCCACCGGCCCCTCACCTCAGGATCACCGCGGTCTCGAGGAGTGGGACCGGGCGCCGCTCGTTCAGCGCCGTCCAGGAGACTGGGCGGCGCCTGGCGAACTTTGCGGCCTCGATTGGGAAACCGTTCTCGTTCCACCAATGCCGGCTGGATGCTGACGAGACGTTCAGGCCATCCTCTTTGAAATTGGTTAGAGGAGAAGCCCTGGTGGTCAATTGTATGTTGCACTTGCCACATTTTACTCACCGGGCCCCGGATTCAATCGCATCATTTCTATCCGGGGCTAGGACCCTAAACCCGAGGCTAATTACCCTAGTGGAGGAGGAGACGGCCCCCCCGAGCGAAGGGGGATTCTTGGGCCGGTTCATGGACCTTTTGCACCACTTCTCGGCCATTTATGACTCGTTGGAGGCAGGATTCCCGATGCAGTGGCGGGCTCGAGCTTTAGTGGAGAGAGTTTTTCTCGGGCCACGGATTATGGGGTCGTTGGCCCGGATGTACCGGGCCCGAGAGACGGGGGAAGGATGCTCTTGGGGGCAATGGATGGGTGCAGTTGGGTTTCATCCGGTGAACATAAGTTTTGCCAATCATTGTCAAGCTAAATTGCTATTGGGACTATACAATGATGGGTATAGGGTTGAGGAATTGACATCTAATAAATTAGTTCTTGGATGGAAGTTACGGCGCCTACTTTCTGCTTCTATTTGGACATCTCAAGAttgtgatttgtaa